A window of Corallococcus macrosporus DSM 14697 contains these coding sequences:
- a CDS encoding tRNA-(ms[2]io[6]A)-hydroxylase has translation MSRPTPSRRPLSGEGPVILHAATDPRWLPLALERFDEVLVDHAHCEKKAAANALSLLQAYPDLPGLPAQMARLAREESAHLARVLDLMAARGLTLTKDAGDPYAQGLQKLIRTPAAERRTDRLLVAAVIEARSCERLSLLAEGLTDPALARFYGELAQSEDGHQSLFYRLAVTASAGDEEGVKARLEWMLEREAQVITDVGLRAAIH, from the coding sequence ATGAGCCGTCCCACGCCTTCCCGCCGTCCCCTCTCTGGAGAGGGCCCCGTCATCCTCCACGCCGCCACCGACCCGCGCTGGCTGCCCCTGGCGCTCGAGCGGTTCGACGAGGTGCTGGTGGACCATGCCCACTGCGAGAAGAAGGCCGCCGCCAACGCGCTGTCCCTGCTCCAGGCCTACCCGGACCTGCCGGGGCTGCCCGCGCAGATGGCGCGGCTGGCCCGCGAGGAGAGCGCCCACCTGGCCCGCGTGCTGGACCTGATGGCCGCCCGCGGCCTCACGCTGACGAAGGACGCGGGGGACCCCTACGCCCAGGGCCTGCAGAAGCTGATTCGCACGCCCGCCGCCGAGCGCCGCACGGACCGGCTGCTGGTGGCCGCCGTCATCGAGGCCCGCTCCTGCGAGCGCCTGTCCCTGCTGGCCGAAGGCCTCACCGACCCGGCCCTGGCGCGCTTCTACGGCGAGCTGGCCCAGTCCGAGGACGGGCACCAGTCCCTCTTCTACCGGCTGGCCGTCACCGCGAGCGCGGGCGACGAAGAAGGCGTGAAGGCGCGGCTGGAGTGGATGCTGGAGCGCGAGGCCCAGGTCATCACCGACGTGGGCCTGCGCGCCGCCATCCACTGA
- a CDS encoding GNAT family N-acetyltransferase yields the protein MPVTVEQLGPHDAEALRGLLSKDPISNLYLLGLLEEFGIAPRGRVPFAFYGRFDGQALTAAVFVGGDGGLVVPSASDATATSVIADALASNLTLRSTVGDKSSVDALLRSLAPGKPRLSRTQRLFSVSADDLGPFTNPLLRLAKEEDLPRLLPLAQGYVREVHERDPLAEDPRGYETRVIQRVRQRRTYVLEENGALVFKVDIGSRSQYGAELEGLYTLPSERRKGHALLCLGQISRHLLSSLPRLTLRIDERDDSTARIARKVGYLAGRTWRLVLVD from the coding sequence ATGCCCGTCACCGTCGAACAGCTTGGTCCCCATGACGCGGAAGCCCTGCGAGGGCTGCTGTCGAAGGACCCCATCAGCAACCTCTACCTGCTGGGGTTGCTGGAGGAGTTCGGCATCGCCCCGCGCGGCCGGGTGCCCTTCGCCTTCTACGGCCGCTTCGACGGCCAGGCCCTCACCGCCGCGGTGTTCGTGGGCGGCGACGGCGGGCTGGTGGTGCCCAGCGCGAGCGACGCCACCGCCACCAGCGTCATCGCGGACGCGCTGGCCTCGAACCTGACGCTGCGCTCCACGGTGGGAGACAAGTCGTCGGTGGACGCGCTGCTGCGCAGCCTGGCCCCGGGCAAGCCGCGCCTGTCGCGCACCCAGCGGCTGTTCAGCGTGTCCGCGGACGACCTGGGCCCCTTCACCAACCCGCTCTTGCGGCTGGCGAAGGAGGAGGACCTGCCCCGGCTGCTGCCGCTGGCGCAGGGCTACGTGCGCGAGGTGCACGAGCGCGACCCGCTGGCCGAGGACCCGCGCGGCTACGAGACCCGCGTCATCCAGCGCGTGCGCCAGCGCCGCACCTACGTGCTGGAGGAGAACGGCGCGCTGGTGTTCAAGGTGGACATCGGCAGCCGCTCCCAATACGGCGCGGAGCTGGAGGGGCTCTACACGCTGCCCTCCGAGCGCAGGAAGGGCCACGCCCTGCTGTGCCTGGGCCAGATTTCGCGCCACCTGCTGTCCTCGCTGCCGCGGCTGACCCTGCGCATCGACGAGCGGGACGACAGCACCGCCCGCATCGCCCGCAAGGTCGGCTACCTGGCCGGCCGGACGTGGCGGCTCGTCCTGGTGGACTAG
- a CDS encoding AgmX/PglI C-terminal domain-containing protein: MSDRSSLIRWLVIPGVSLGVLILSAALSYWLTRPVHDAPLPVGPPPAEERPTAQPPDTRGAPTPGLSPPSATPPPVRPPPAFPSARSEVPAPPPTSGNPRRVVEVEPVIEATSGRIHAEDIRAAIQAVTPLVQQCFEDAAQRNRGPQTVKLRFTVEAGREGGVMSAGELVSSTIPDPFVQACALDSLLDVRFPAPYGGGKATVVYPFEFRVPGEETGR; the protein is encoded by the coding sequence ATGTCCGACCGGTCGTCCCTCATCCGCTGGCTCGTCATCCCGGGCGTGAGCCTGGGCGTGCTCATCCTGAGCGCCGCCCTCTCCTACTGGCTCACGCGCCCCGTCCACGACGCGCCCCTGCCCGTCGGCCCCCCGCCCGCCGAGGAGCGGCCCACCGCGCAGCCGCCCGACACGCGCGGCGCGCCCACGCCCGGCCTGTCGCCGCCCAGCGCCACGCCCCCGCCGGTGCGGCCTCCCCCCGCCTTCCCGTCCGCGCGCAGCGAGGTGCCCGCGCCGCCCCCCACCTCCGGGAACCCGCGGCGCGTGGTGGAGGTGGAGCCCGTCATCGAAGCCACCAGCGGCCGCATCCACGCCGAGGACATCCGCGCCGCCATCCAGGCGGTGACTCCGCTCGTGCAGCAATGTTTCGAGGACGCGGCACAGCGCAACCGGGGTCCGCAGACAGTGAAACTGCGCTTCACCGTGGAGGCGGGCCGCGAGGGCGGGGTGATGAGCGCGGGCGAGCTGGTGTCGAGCACCATTCCGGACCCCTTCGTGCAGGCGTGCGCGCTGGACTCGCTGCTGGACGTGCGCTTCCCGGCGCCCTACGGCGGAGGCAAGGCGACGGTCGTCTACCCCTTCGAGTTCCGCGTGCCGGGGGAGGAGACTGGCCGGTAG
- a CDS encoding patatin-like phospholipase family protein: MSRSTTYLLCLATLSAVSSGCFLRTGAILDALNTPGDPRAAPLPVPIQERAARLTRTHLMDAYADPAEAARWMSALGNAPQPIIEQVDCLKQTAGGDNSACYERFLAAAMEAPLWGLPPLPTTVDPAAPAPREVDAARFLANALGIASSLVALRDAQGDRVPLQVLTRGIREGAESAAQYVSARRWSRTLGRPSNAVVLSGGGANGAFSAGAIWRLLGVLEQCRGKPAPEGCGDARIDLAAGSSTGALISTLVDLFHTPGHEAAARQLLVSNYTCSVESDLYCVNDTWIWKIASDLRGLVQFDGVYGKLRAAVVPEQLTNGTELVAVSVDFDTGDVYGVSDQDPENFAADATPQQRVEGIINGVVASIVEPVLADPVPWLPSRAGRMKGSFYDGGVRSGLPLLQAVQRGAERVLVLSTGGVEPSPEHPPENAVGVLMRTIDLFVAQPRVGEVQQGELAAVGRRFAEHNVCVARLARVADPDGVNAFCRRTGAGFVPREPGALRAATNMWLGSARFDQVASSWRSSWMFRPDSQLQTASGYGFSPEVMRPLFKEGVKHFQQRCHEVLRLFEIRGTRATAECDRPVDDAVAEAEARFAPLAQCTQGKPEQRSCK, encoded by the coding sequence ATGAGCCGGAGCACCACGTACCTGCTGTGTCTCGCCACGCTGAGCGCCGTCTCCAGCGGCTGCTTCCTGCGCACCGGCGCCATCCTGGACGCGCTGAACACCCCCGGAGATCCGCGGGCGGCGCCCCTGCCCGTGCCCATCCAGGAGCGCGCCGCGCGCCTCACCCGCACCCACCTGATGGACGCCTATGCCGACCCGGCCGAGGCGGCGCGCTGGATGTCCGCGCTGGGCAACGCCCCCCAGCCCATCATCGAACAGGTGGACTGCCTGAAGCAGACCGCGGGCGGCGACAACAGCGCGTGCTACGAGCGCTTCCTCGCGGCGGCCATGGAGGCGCCGCTGTGGGGCCTTCCGCCGCTGCCCACCACGGTGGACCCCGCCGCCCCCGCGCCGCGCGAGGTGGACGCCGCGCGCTTCCTGGCGAACGCGCTGGGCATCGCCAGCTCACTGGTGGCGCTGCGTGACGCGCAGGGCGACCGCGTCCCCCTCCAGGTGCTCACCCGCGGCATCCGCGAGGGCGCCGAGTCCGCCGCGCAGTACGTCAGCGCCCGCAGGTGGAGCCGCACGCTGGGGCGCCCGTCCAACGCCGTCGTCCTGAGCGGCGGCGGCGCCAACGGCGCGTTCAGCGCGGGGGCCATCTGGCGGCTGCTCGGCGTGCTGGAGCAGTGCCGCGGCAAGCCCGCGCCGGAGGGCTGCGGGGACGCGCGCATCGACCTGGCGGCGGGCAGCAGCACCGGCGCGCTCATCAGCACGCTGGTGGACCTGTTCCACACGCCGGGCCACGAGGCGGCCGCGCGCCAGCTCCTCGTCAGCAACTACACGTGCTCGGTGGAGTCGGACCTGTACTGCGTCAACGACACCTGGATATGGAAGATTGCCTCCGACCTGCGCGGCCTGGTCCAGTTCGACGGCGTCTACGGCAAGCTGCGCGCGGCCGTGGTCCCCGAGCAGCTCACCAACGGCACGGAGCTGGTGGCCGTCTCCGTGGACTTCGACACCGGTGACGTCTATGGCGTCAGCGACCAGGACCCGGAGAACTTCGCCGCGGACGCCACCCCGCAGCAGCGCGTGGAGGGCATCATCAACGGCGTCGTCGCCTCCATCGTGGAGCCGGTGCTCGCCGACCCCGTGCCGTGGCTGCCCTCGCGCGCCGGCCGGATGAAGGGCTCCTTCTACGACGGCGGCGTGCGCTCCGGCCTGCCGCTGCTCCAGGCGGTGCAGCGCGGCGCCGAGCGCGTGCTGGTCCTCTCCACCGGCGGCGTGGAGCCGTCCCCGGAGCACCCGCCGGAGAACGCCGTCGGCGTGCTGATGCGCACCATCGACCTCTTCGTCGCCCAGCCGCGCGTGGGCGAGGTGCAGCAGGGGGAGCTGGCCGCGGTGGGCCGGCGCTTCGCGGAGCACAACGTCTGCGTGGCGCGGCTGGCCCGCGTGGCCGACCCCGACGGCGTCAACGCCTTCTGCCGCCGCACCGGCGCGGGCTTCGTCCCGCGCGAGCCCGGGGCCCTCAGGGCGGCCACCAACATGTGGCTGGGCTCCGCCCGCTTCGACCAGGTGGCCTCGAGCTGGCGCTCGTCGTGGATGTTCCGCCCGGACTCGCAGCTCCAGACGGCCAGCGGCTACGGCTTCTCGCCCGAGGTCATGCGGCCGCTGTTCAAGGAGGGCGTGAAGCACTTCCAGCAGCGCTGCCACGAGGTGCTGCGCCTCTTCGAGATTCGGGGCACGCGGGCCACCGCGGAGTGCGACAGGCCGGTGGACGACGCCGTGGCGGAGGCCGAGGCGCGCTTCGCCCCGCTGGCCCAGTGCACGCAGGGCAAGCCCGAGCAGCGCTCGTGCAAGTAA
- the gluQRS gene encoding tRNA glutamyl-Q(34) synthetase GluQRS produces the protein MSAVRGRFAPSPTGRMHLGNIRSALLGWLQARAAHGRFLLRVEDLDRARCKPQHVEELLRDLAWLGLDWDEAPLFQSQRDGLYRDAQAKLEREGLVYPCFCTRAEIARAASAPHGLSDEGPRYPGTCARLTREQASERARTRAPAYRFRARPGELRFVDGVQGPYTQDVDAAVGDFVVRRNDGVASYQLAVVVDDAATDITHVLRGDDLLSSTPRQLQLYTALGLPAPAFLHVPLVMGEDGRRLAKREGAFALAELRERGVAPERVLGLLAAWSGLGDGSPLTLAELVHGFRPEKLPRAPVVAGEAALREALGLE, from the coding sequence ATGAGCGCCGTCCGAGGCCGGTTCGCGCCCAGCCCCACCGGCCGCATGCACCTGGGCAACATCCGCAGCGCGCTGCTCGGCTGGCTCCAGGCGCGGGCGGCCCACGGACGCTTCCTGCTGCGCGTCGAGGACCTGGACCGCGCGCGCTGCAAGCCCCAGCACGTGGAGGAGCTGCTGCGCGACCTGGCGTGGCTGGGACTGGACTGGGATGAGGCGCCCCTCTTCCAGAGCCAGCGGGACGGCCTCTACCGCGACGCGCAGGCGAAGCTGGAGCGCGAGGGGCTGGTGTATCCCTGCTTCTGCACGCGCGCGGAGATCGCGCGCGCCGCCAGCGCGCCCCATGGCCTCTCCGACGAAGGGCCGCGCTACCCGGGGACCTGCGCGCGCCTCACCCGCGAGCAGGCCTCCGAGCGCGCCCGCACGCGCGCGCCCGCCTACCGCTTCCGCGCGCGCCCCGGCGAGCTGCGCTTCGTGGACGGCGTGCAGGGGCCGTACACGCAGGACGTGGACGCGGCGGTGGGGGACTTCGTCGTGCGCCGCAACGACGGCGTGGCCAGCTACCAGCTCGCGGTGGTGGTGGACGACGCGGCCACGGACATCACCCACGTGCTGCGCGGGGATGACCTGCTGTCCTCCACGCCCCGGCAGCTCCAGCTCTACACCGCGCTGGGCCTGCCCGCGCCCGCGTTCCTCCATGTCCCGCTGGTGATGGGGGAGGACGGCAGGCGGCTCGCCAAGCGCGAGGGCGCCTTCGCGCTCGCGGAGCTGCGCGAGCGCGGCGTGGCCCCCGAGCGGGTGCTGGGCCTGCTCGCCGCGTGGAGCGGCCTGGGCGACGGGAGCCCCCTGACGCTGGCCGAGCTGGTGCACGGCTTCCGCCCCGAGAAGCTGCCGCGCGCGCCCGTCGTCGCGGGCGAGGCCGCGCTCCGGGAGGCACTCGGCCTGGAGTGA
- a CDS encoding metallophosphoesterase family protein, protein MRIAHCSDVHITEDYFSLPLHRLGWRRWVALVELTVGGRARRYARAPQALAAIARDAQASQVDHFILSGDLTAYALEGEFRGARQSLGALAEDPRRCTVIPGNHDVFTPGSHRTGRFARHFGHLLESDLPEHRREGAFPFVRLLGTEAAVVGLLSARVPRTPGLSYGVIGPAQLDGLAALLKDPRLEGRAVLVVVHHAPLNPRGRPDHWHHGLRDAEALLKLLPGPRYAVLHGHIHRRYHHPATADRPHVFGAGSSTEAGHEGYWLIDVADGQVSGGQQQTPAL, encoded by the coding sequence ATGCGCATCGCCCACTGCTCCGACGTCCACATCACCGAGGACTACTTCTCGCTGCCGCTGCACCGGCTGGGCTGGCGGCGCTGGGTGGCCCTGGTGGAGCTCACCGTGGGGGGCCGTGCCCGGCGGTATGCGCGCGCGCCGCAGGCGCTGGCCGCCATCGCGCGCGACGCGCAGGCCTCCCAGGTGGACCACTTCATCCTCTCCGGCGACCTGACGGCCTACGCGTTGGAGGGTGAGTTCCGCGGCGCCCGGCAGTCACTCGGCGCGCTGGCGGAGGACCCTCGCCGCTGCACCGTCATCCCGGGCAACCACGACGTCTTCACGCCGGGCAGCCACCGCACCGGGCGCTTCGCGCGGCACTTCGGCCACCTCCTGGAGAGCGACCTGCCGGAGCACCGCCGTGAGGGGGCCTTCCCCTTCGTCCGGCTCCTGGGGACGGAGGCCGCGGTGGTGGGCCTGCTGTCGGCCCGCGTGCCGCGCACCCCGGGGCTGTCGTATGGCGTCATCGGCCCGGCCCAGCTCGACGGCCTGGCCGCGCTGCTGAAGGACCCCCGGCTGGAGGGGCGCGCCGTCCTGGTGGTGGTGCACCACGCGCCGCTCAATCCGCGGGGGCGGCCGGACCACTGGCACCACGGCCTGCGGGACGCGGAGGCCCTGCTGAAGCTGCTGCCGGGCCCGCGCTACGCGGTGCTGCATGGCCACATCCACCGGCGCTACCACCACCCCGCCACCGCTGACCGGCCCCACGTCTTCGGCGCCGGCTCCTCCACCGAAGCCGGGCATGAGGGGTACTGGCTCATCGACGTGGCGGACGGGCAGGTGTCCGGCGGCCAGCAACAGACGCCCGCCCTGTGA